Proteins encoded by one window of Methanobacterium sp. CWC-01:
- a CDS encoding HEAT repeat domain-containing protein: MGILDGKYGPDVSKLEREGNIKGLIKALKKGDDQTRWEAARALGRKRDKSSLEPLLEALADGNGDVRSNAAIALGEMGDPLAVPDLIETLTDDQWNVQLHAAESLGKIKDDRALEPLLQALQDDKIRNQAAIALGMIGDGRAVLHLLATLEDEDYSFRSAAIEALGMIADNRALYPLMAALQDGDVSVRRHAASALGKIGDERAVPALEKALEDERWYVRLQIEEALQDIQAAQK, from the coding sequence ATGGGGATTCTGGACGGTAAGTATGGGCCTGATGTTTCAAAACTGGAAAGGGAAGGAAATATTAAGGGTTTAATCAAAGCACTGAAAAAGGGGGATGACCAGACCCGCTGGGAAGCAGCCCGGGCCCTGGGCAGAAAAAGAGACAAATCCTCCCTGGAACCTTTACTGGAAGCATTAGCCGATGGTAATGGTGATGTGCGTTCCAATGCGGCCATTGCCCTGGGAGAAATGGGAGATCCCCTGGCCGTGCCGGATCTCATAGAAACCCTCACCGATGACCAGTGGAATGTACAACTTCACGCTGCCGAGTCCCTGGGAAAAATAAAAGATGATCGTGCCCTGGAACCTCTTCTACAAGCCCTTCAAGATGATAAGATCAGAAACCAGGCGGCCATTGCCCTGGGCATGATCGGTGATGGTCGGGCAGTTTTGCATCTCCTGGCTACCCTGGAAGATGAAGATTATAGCTTCCGCAGCGCAGCAATAGAGGCTCTGGGTATGATCGCTGATAATCGGGCCCTCTATCCTCTTATGGCGGCCTTGCAGGATGGTGATGTCAGTGTCCGCCGACACGCAGCCAGTGCCCTGGGAAAAATAGGTGATGAGCGGGCAGTACCAGCTCTTGAAAAGGCCCTGGAAGATGAGAGATGGTACGTGCGCCTGCAGATAGAAGAGGCCCTGCAGGATATACAGGCCGCCCAGAAATAG
- a CDS encoding DUF4350 domain-containing protein, with protein MNIHNRKFKLLIILAIFLMPILSMGASTAQDIKVAFDETGSFEKRYTIYSTGPLGGSSFASVLEANGLEVVRYTDSPITYDKIKDFNILIIMAPGRNYTDSEVQSIQKFVERGGGLFLVGDGWGVEDGGLNYSFNKIADAFGVSYKPYELVADSVNYIVSPSRVKITDIQNSTLTTGITEFIYFRGTYIQNTGPSSVIAYSSPDSWADQTFLKSDGYSDINEIKDSNETSGPFPLWSSLEYGQGKVVFFGAAGTFINSWLYRSNGWKVGLNSVYWLADQPIPANYKKAGLISPTLADLETKIAITIIIAIIIIAGLFLAIQRSKKQEASQTLKTIKTWKFNLLAILNGVFMALGALLFILMGYFVLDISSLIYDPYLGYTLIPIGIIFLMIYGGIMYNLLIRQRLNSTYNFCLMALLIFFAGFTVILGDLFGFSMMEIFTMGSLFLLIPLVINWISIRQHTQDLIIEGKEFNRLQKISERSLPYELQSLYAEPSFVGEGGFGRVFKATRKDGMEVAIKIPKSFDKRSEKIFVSEVSNWSQLDHPHIVKLFGFKILPIPYLEMEYCEESLPHKKQPNEVAVAIIYEIAQALGYAHQKNIIHGDIKTSNIMIKKGVYKISDWGLSKVTTDGSVTLSGATPQYAAPEQISREFGRSDERTDIYQLGTVFYELLTGKVPFEGEMSEIYGSILTTQPTLPSEINPESALLEPIVMKCLSKVKDERYSSMSELQKDLKEYYTPISMDETIVLKEEPENGRS; from the coding sequence ATGAATATCCATAACCGGAAATTCAAATTATTAATTATATTAGCCATATTTTTAATGCCCATCTTATCCATGGGCGCTTCTACTGCTCAAGATATTAAAGTAGCCTTTGATGAAACTGGATCTTTTGAAAAACGTTACACAATCTATAGCACTGGCCCATTGGGCGGGTCTAGTTTTGCTTCTGTATTAGAAGCCAATGGTTTAGAAGTGGTTAGATATACGGATTCTCCCATAACTTATGACAAGATTAAGGATTTTAATATCTTAATTATCATGGCCCCAGGACGAAACTACACTGATTCAGAGGTTCAATCGATACAAAAATTCGTGGAACGTGGAGGAGGACTATTTCTTGTTGGAGATGGGTGGGGTGTCGAGGATGGTGGTTTAAATTATTCATTTAACAAAATAGCCGATGCGTTTGGAGTATCGTACAAACCATATGAACTTGTAGCAGATTCTGTTAATTATATTGTATCACCAAGTCGAGTGAAAATTACTGATATCCAGAATAGCACTTTAACTACCGGAATTACTGAATTTATTTATTTCAGAGGGACTTACATCCAGAATACTGGTCCTTCTTCAGTAATAGCATATTCAAGTCCAGATTCATGGGCAGATCAAACTTTTCTAAAAAGTGATGGTTATTCAGATATAAATGAAATAAAAGACAGTAATGAAACTTCCGGACCATTCCCATTATGGTCATCATTAGAATATGGCCAGGGAAAAGTAGTATTCTTCGGAGCAGCAGGAACGTTCATAAATTCCTGGTTGTACCGCAGTAATGGATGGAAGGTGGGATTAAACTCTGTTTACTGGTTAGCAGATCAACCCATACCTGCAAATTATAAAAAAGCAGGATTGATCTCCCCAACGCTGGCTGATCTGGAAACTAAAATCGCAATTACTATCATAATAGCCATCATTATCATAGCCGGCCTATTTTTAGCTATTCAAAGAAGTAAGAAACAAGAAGCGTCTCAGACATTGAAGACCATCAAAACCTGGAAATTCAATTTATTGGCCATCTTGAATGGAGTATTCATGGCATTAGGTGCGTTACTGTTTATTTTAATGGGTTATTTTGTATTAGATATTTCAAGTTTAATATACGACCCCTATTTAGGATATACCTTGATCCCCATTGGCATAATATTCTTAATGATTTATGGAGGCATTATGTACAACCTCCTGATTAGGCAGAGGCTCAACAGCACTTACAACTTCTGCCTCATGGCTCTTCTAATTTTCTTCGCCGGATTTACTGTAATATTGGGGGATTTATTTGGATTTTCCATGATGGAGATTTTCACCATGGGAAGTTTATTCCTGCTAATTCCGTTAGTAATAAACTGGATAAGTATCAGACAGCACACTCAGGATCTGATCATAGAAGGAAAAGAGTTCAACAGGCTTCAGAAGATTTCAGAAAGATCATTGCCCTATGAACTGCAATCATTATATGCTGAACCCAGTTTTGTGGGGGAAGGAGGATTTGGCCGGGTATTTAAGGCTACGCGTAAGGATGGTATGGAAGTGGCCATAAAAATCCCCAAAAGCTTTGATAAACGCTCGGAAAAGATTTTCGTCTCTGAGGTCTCCAACTGGAGCCAGCTCGACCATCCACATATTGTCAAACTGTTCGGATTCAAAATATTGCCCATACCCTATCTCGAGATGGAGTACTGTGAAGAATCATTACCACATAAAAAACAGCCCAATGAAGTCGCGGTGGCTATTATCTACGAAATAGCCCAGGCACTAGGATATGCCCACCAGAAGAACATCATCCACGGTGATATCAAGACCTCCAACATCATGATTAAAAAAGGAGTATACAAGATATCCGATTGGGGCCTGAGCAAGGTCACCACAGATGGATCCGTAACCTTATCCGGTGCCACACCCCAATACGCTGCTCCTGAACAGATATCAAGGGAATTTGGTAGATCCGATGAAAGAACCGATATTTATCAGTTAGGAACTGTATTTTATGAGTTATTAACGGGCAAAGTTCCATTTGAGGGTGAAATGTCTGAGATATACGGATCCATACTTACTACCCAACCCACACTTCCCAGTGAGATTAATCCTGAATCAGCTCTCCTGGAACCCATAGTTATGAAGTGTCTGAGCAAGGTTAAAGATGAAAGGTATTCCTCCATGAGTGAACTTCAGAAGGACTTGAAGGAATATTACACCCCTATTAGTATGGATGAAACCATCGTGTTAAAGGAAGAGCCTGAAAATGGGAGATCATGA
- the nucS gene encoding endonuclease NucS translates to MKLFSENYPDNQRLCQLLIQGLSKRAFITLIASCKVFYDGRATSRLGMGDRTVLIKADGAFIIHQDRNLEPVNWQPAKTKLAVELKNGLVYLKGMRRNPSETLEVEIHRGYQISYYRGEDSQDLELAGYEADMGDMIWQRPELVEPGFRATSREYHTPQGYIDILGKDREGNLTILELKSRKAGVQAVKQLRRYLDCFTDHKGHVRGVLVAPSATDDALEMLENQGMEFKSMEAPRELGNQKKVTLKDYFG, encoded by the coding sequence ATGAAACTCTTCTCAGAGAACTATCCTGACAACCAGCGATTATGCCAGCTACTCATCCAGGGCCTGTCAAAAAGGGCCTTCATAACTTTAATCGCATCCTGCAAGGTCTTCTATGATGGCCGGGCCACCAGCCGCCTGGGAATGGGAGACCGCACCGTACTCATCAAGGCCGACGGGGCCTTCATCATCCACCAGGACCGCAACCTGGAACCGGTGAACTGGCAACCCGCCAAGACCAAGCTGGCGGTGGAACTCAAAAATGGACTAGTGTACCTGAAGGGCATGCGCCGCAACCCATCTGAGACCCTGGAGGTGGAGATCCACCGGGGCTACCAGATCAGCTACTACCGGGGTGAGGACTCCCAGGACCTGGAACTGGCCGGATACGAGGCCGACATGGGGGATATGATCTGGCAGCGACCAGAACTGGTGGAACCCGGCTTCCGGGCCACTAGCCGGGAGTACCACACCCCCCAGGGTTACATTGACATCCTGGGCAAGGACCGGGAGGGTAATCTTACCATACTGGAATTGAAAAGTAGGAAGGCCGGGGTGCAGGCGGTTAAACAACTACGTCGGTACCTGGACTGTTTCACGGACCACAAGGGCCATGTCCGGGGGGTTTTAGTGGCTCCTTCAGCTACGGATGATGCCCTGGAGATGCTGGAGAACCAGGGGATGGAATTCAAATCCATGGAGGCCCCTAGGGAATTGGGGAATCAGAAGAAGGTGACTTTGAAGGATTACTTCGGGTGA
- a CDS encoding FHA domain-containing protein translates to MDLIYAIILAIIAGLLIEFIYRRYSAKSKMLQTTMTPATESSKFMAKLVLKENQEFLIKEYERTFGREDFIGVVPADELMFIGKEHFKITRDNDGYYIEDLNTKNGTYLDGEDISGQGKRKLTDDDEILVAKTLRIKYFED, encoded by the coding sequence ATGGATCTTATTTATGCTATTATCCTTGCTATAATCGCAGGATTATTAATTGAATTTATTTACAGAAGATATTCTGCCAAATCAAAGATGCTCCAAACTACCATGACTCCCGCAACAGAATCATCAAAGTTCATGGCAAAATTGGTGCTGAAAGAAAACCAGGAGTTTTTGATTAAAGAGTATGAAAGAACCTTTGGGAGGGAAGATTTCATTGGAGTTGTTCCTGCAGATGAATTAATGTTCATAGGCAAAGAACATTTCAAAATTACCAGAGACAATGATGGCTACTATATTGAAGATTTAAATACCAAAAATGGGACCTATTTAGATGGAGAAGATATTTCGGGACAGGGAAAACGAAAATTAACAGATGATGATGAGATATTAGTGGCTAAAACGTTGCGAATTAAATATTTTGAAGATTAA
- the mmp10 gene encoding methyl coenzyme M reductase-arginine methyltransferase Mmp10 (Mmp10 (methanogenesis marker protein 10) is a cobalamin-requiring radical SAM methyltransferase that creates the methylarginine modification to methyl coenzyme M reductase.) — protein MEILTHVGGTPGKDCGGFCKFCYFKTVNFKDLDSVALGCKFCPPQQIGCSYCHELIREVKNGFKSPNEVLTRLVMNLEQLRNTQQEVHDLKINVGSWADVINYPYLHELLAVFQKYEFPVNLGYTSGKGIKGAETADELVDRGVTEVSFSVFSMNPDLRREWMRDKTPEKSLEALQRLCELCEVNASTVVVPGVITKEEIIDTCSILEEWGIKSFVLSRFANHQNQGLLFNYKPVEDGIESQPYQEFYDLVGNIAREFSFRVLGSPAADPDKGLPYILARRRNRKYLEQLPAIESEATIITSSLSAPFMEKIFQGIDGNGNVNILAVNKDIGDLIVPADLEEVDLKFVKSKAILPGGALLHDKEAHQLLNRDDKNRTVVRGPELLFLPSNVYLNGKEEEFIAHELRSFTELINLINAT, from the coding sequence ATGGAAATACTAACCCACGTGGGAGGAACTCCGGGCAAAGACTGTGGTGGCTTCTGCAAGTTCTGCTACTTCAAAACCGTTAACTTCAAGGACCTCGACTCCGTGGCCCTGGGATGTAAATTCTGCCCGCCCCAGCAGATAGGGTGTAGCTACTGCCATGAACTCATCCGGGAAGTTAAAAATGGTTTTAAATCCCCCAACGAAGTTTTAACTCGTCTGGTAATGAACCTGGAGCAGCTTAGAAATACCCAGCAGGAGGTTCATGACCTGAAGATAAACGTGGGCAGCTGGGCCGATGTAATCAACTATCCCTACCTCCATGAACTCCTCGCTGTCTTCCAGAAATATGAATTTCCGGTGAACCTGGGCTACACCAGTGGTAAGGGCATAAAGGGGGCTGAAACTGCCGATGAACTGGTCGATAGGGGCGTAACTGAGGTTAGTTTCTCGGTGTTCTCCATGAACCCGGATTTAAGGCGGGAGTGGATGCGGGATAAGACTCCAGAAAAATCTTTAGAAGCCCTGCAGAGGTTATGCGAGTTGTGTGAGGTTAACGCCTCCACGGTGGTGGTGCCAGGGGTGATCACCAAGGAGGAGATCATCGATACCTGCAGCATCCTGGAGGAGTGGGGTATTAAATCCTTCGTGTTAAGTCGCTTTGCCAACCACCAGAATCAGGGCCTGCTTTTCAACTATAAACCGGTGGAGGATGGTATTGAATCCCAGCCTTACCAGGAGTTCTACGACCTGGTGGGCAATATTGCCCGAGAGTTCAGTTTCCGGGTTTTAGGGTCCCCGGCGGCGGATCCGGATAAGGGACTTCCCTACATCCTGGCCCGGAGGAGGAATAGAAAGTATCTCGAACAGTTACCCGCCATCGAATCCGAGGCCACCATTATCACCAGCTCCCTCTCCGCACCCTTCATGGAGAAGATATTCCAGGGGATAGATGGAAATGGGAATGTCAACATCCTGGCGGTGAATAAGGATATCGGGGATTTAATAGTCCCCGCCGATCTAGAAGAAGTGGATCTTAAATTTGTCAAATCCAAGGCCATCCTACCTGGAGGTGCACTACTCCACGATAAGGAGGCCCATCAGTTACTAAACCGGGATGATAAGAATAGAACAGTAGTGAGAGGTCCGGAGTTACTCTTTTTACCCAGCAACGTCTACCTGAATGGAAAGGAAGAAGAATTTATCGCCCACGAGTTAAGATCCTTCACGGAACTAATAAATCTGATCAACGCGACTTAA
- a CDS encoding MFS transporter, with translation MDRSMQRITLFLVSLAAFLIPFMGSSLSLALPVIQKELVVNVIILGWIPTAFVLANAATVLPFGRLSDIYGRKRIFSYGVLIYTTASLLAAFSNSGEILVFFSFLQGLGCAMIFATMVALLSSVFPMERRGEALGLYVSAVFIGLFLGPILGGVLIQYLGWRSIYLFNIPVGIILLSILFWKLRMEWAEAQGESFDIKGALIYSLSLVALLYGFSSLLEDLGKTVLVAGFLGILGFFLMERRTESPILKFDIFKSRRSSFTALSMLFLNIAISAMATFLSLYFQSLRGLEPQTTAFILAAQPLMVAVLSPVIGRAADRTENRFLPIGGLILITAGLLMLSFLSQETIILVPVLALILVGVGQAMFSSPTTRIFMGSVDSKIYGMASSAFSTMIYLGQTLSLALMLFIFAIYLGQVEINPSNYQVFLDSMRVAFLVFSIISGLALVFSILVGPNVSKNK, from the coding sequence GTGGACCGGTCAATGCAGCGGATAACTCTGTTTCTGGTATCTCTAGCCGCCTTTCTAATACCATTCATGGGTTCCTCCCTCAGCCTGGCCCTGCCCGTCATCCAGAAGGAACTGGTGGTAAATGTGATTATCCTAGGATGGATACCCACCGCCTTCGTTCTGGCTAACGCGGCCACTGTCCTTCCTTTCGGTCGCTTATCCGATATCTACGGCCGAAAAAGAATATTCTCCTATGGGGTTTTGATCTACACAACTGCCTCCCTTCTAGCGGCCTTCTCCAATTCTGGTGAAATATTAGTGTTTTTCAGCTTCCTGCAGGGCCTGGGCTGTGCCATGATCTTCGCCACCATGGTGGCTCTTCTAAGTTCAGTGTTCCCCATGGAAAGAAGGGGAGAAGCCCTGGGCCTGTACGTAAGTGCGGTTTTCATCGGACTCTTCCTGGGACCCATCCTGGGAGGGGTGCTCATACAGTACCTGGGCTGGCGGAGCATCTACCTATTCAACATCCCTGTCGGCATCATACTCCTTTCCATACTCTTCTGGAAGCTGAGGATGGAATGGGCCGAGGCCCAGGGGGAAAGTTTCGATATCAAAGGGGCGTTGATCTACTCCTTATCCCTGGTGGCCTTACTCTACGGGTTCTCATCCCTCCTGGAAGATCTGGGAAAAACAGTACTGGTGGCAGGTTTTCTGGGAATCCTGGGCTTCTTTTTAATGGAAAGAAGAACTGAAAGCCCTATTTTGAAGTTTGATATATTTAAAAGCAGAAGGTCTTCCTTCACAGCCCTATCGATGCTTTTTTTAAACATTGCCATCTCCGCCATGGCCACATTCCTCAGCCTCTACTTTCAGTCCCTGCGGGGATTGGAACCTCAAACCACGGCTTTTATCTTAGCTGCCCAACCATTAATGGTGGCAGTGTTATCGCCGGTCATTGGTCGGGCTGCTGATAGAACCGAAAACCGGTTTTTACCCATTGGTGGATTAATTTTAATTACGGCGGGCCTCTTAATGCTCTCTTTCCTGAGCCAGGAAACTATAATCCTGGTCCCAGTCCTGGCCCTCATCTTGGTGGGGGTGGGACAGGCCATGTTCTCCTCCCCTACTACCCGGATCTTCATGGGCTCAGTTGATAGTAAAATCTATGGAATGGCCTCTTCTGCCTTTTCCACCATGATATATCTGGGTCAAACCCTATCACTGGCCCTGATGCTTTTCATCTTCGCCATCTACCTGGGCCAGGTGGAGATCAACCCCTCCAACTACCAGGTATTTTTAGATAGCATGCGGGTGGCCTTTCTGGTGTTTTCCATCATATCTGGACTGGCACTGGTGTTTTCCATCCTGGTAGGTCCAAACGTATCTAAAAATAAGTAA
- a CDS encoding M48 family metallopeptidase, with the protein MSAELNTIETELSRGHLEEALDFIKEYYLLPQPERFPQLRMYTRDGYKVLNYPAQDKTGEWTVDVEITARQPFQVKLTPSRPDIQEVVNRLSEEVFIAIQYFEDLIRQSTLYFAWVEGKEIIPEKPPTQRKKTSFKIFGSNLLLIYLLFFGVNIVLFLLLGMYAAVAAILGVQLVIVLLSDRILDKTADWTITPENPRVHILEYQLPVEDFKEFQKKFGKDEVLKMKNEIYQRSLAQGQEPTCDLGEDIFQKYGFHCQAEEKVSKVVDVYRIVETAAMKFGIPMPRIAVSNTMIANAAATGPSPSRGLVLITTGLLVQLEEDEILAVLGHEMGHLAGRDPLILFTIISLEFILRFTLLLPLVILSPIVYLIVALGFIFFVAKFFETRADLLSAMKIGQPQVLARALRKIGYQRLQAERISPTRAPSWLNFDPHPPIYFRIDRLERMKTPLDVKRPLLKSARDVFDGFKRSLGIK; encoded by the coding sequence ATGTCAGCCGAGCTCAACACCATCGAGACGGAACTCTCCCGGGGACACCTGGAAGAGGCCCTGGACTTTATAAAAGAGTATTATCTCTTACCCCAGCCGGAAAGATTCCCCCAGCTAAGGATGTACACTCGGGATGGCTATAAAGTTTTAAATTACCCGGCCCAGGATAAAACTGGAGAATGGACAGTTGATGTGGAAATAACCGCCCGTCAACCCTTCCAAGTAAAGTTAACTCCATCCCGTCCTGATATACAGGAGGTGGTGAACCGGCTCTCGGAGGAGGTGTTCATCGCCATCCAGTACTTCGAGGACCTGATACGTCAGTCCACCCTCTACTTCGCCTGGGTGGAGGGAAAGGAGATCATACCCGAGAAGCCACCCACCCAGCGTAAAAAGACCTCCTTCAAGATCTTCGGCAGTAACCTGCTCCTGATTTATCTGCTCTTTTTCGGGGTTAACATCGTTCTGTTCCTGCTGCTGGGCATGTACGCCGCAGTGGCAGCTATCCTGGGAGTGCAACTGGTCATCGTCCTCTTATCAGACCGTATCCTGGATAAGACCGCTGACTGGACCATCACCCCCGAAAATCCCCGGGTGCATATCCTGGAGTACCAGCTCCCGGTGGAGGACTTCAAGGAATTCCAGAAGAAGTTCGGCAAGGATGAGGTCCTGAAGATGAAAAACGAGATCTACCAGAGGAGTCTGGCCCAGGGACAGGAGCCCACCTGCGATCTGGGGGAGGATATCTTCCAGAAATACGGATTCCACTGTCAGGCCGAGGAAAAGGTCTCCAAGGTGGTAGATGTGTACCGAATTGTGGAGACTGCTGCTATGAAGTTCGGAATCCCCATGCCCCGCATCGCCGTCAGTAACACCATGATCGCCAACGCCGCTGCCACTGGCCCCAGTCCCAGCAGGGGATTGGTGCTTATTACCACCGGACTCTTGGTGCAACTGGAAGAGGATGAAATTCTAGCAGTTTTAGGGCATGAAATGGGTCATCTGGCCGGACGCGACCCCCTAATTCTGTTTACTATTATCTCCCTGGAGTTTATACTGCGTTTCACCCTGCTCTTGCCTCTGGTGATCTTATCCCCCATTGTGTACCTCATCGTGGCCCTGGGCTTCATCTTCTTCGTGGCCAAGTTCTTCGAAACCCGGGCCGACCTCCTGTCGGCTATGAAGATCGGTCAGCCCCAGGTCCTGGCCCGGGCCCTGCGTAAGATTGGCTACCAGCGCCTCCAGGCCGAACGTATATCCCCCACCCGGGCTCCCAGCTGGCTGAACTTCGACCCCCATCCGCCCATCTACTTCCGCATCGACCGCCTGGAGCGGATGAAAACCCCCCTGGATGTTAAACGCCCCCTACTAAAATCGGCGAGAGATGTTTTTGATGGTTTCAAACGTTCCCTGGGGATAAAGTAG
- a CDS encoding methyltransferase domain-containing protein has protein sequence MNLEILRCTKCHGALINCGDDLKCTECGQQYPQQEGIPNFHGEVFESPQEEMYQFFDASAENYESGEHQSVLYNFYGRLKLPPEAIPELNQYFQDLLLKMILPGERVLDVACGTGLFSRGLLAKASEVYGVDLSWGMLQQAREYSSEMKLVRAGADKLPFQDDSFDLVICFVALHLFDNVGKVLKEMHRVLVEGGVLVGLTYLLTGEWEKEEHIQTYLDPQGIHFFTVDELDELLEKSGFMNYQHQEHQALIFFTAEKD, from the coding sequence ATGAATCTCGAGATCCTACGCTGCACAAAATGTCATGGGGCCCTGATTAATTGTGGAGATGACCTGAAATGTACAGAATGTGGCCAGCAGTATCCACAACAGGAAGGAATACCCAACTTCCATGGGGAAGTTTTCGAGTCACCGCAGGAGGAGATGTACCAATTCTTTGACGCCTCCGCAGAGAACTACGAGTCCGGGGAGCACCAATCTGTTTTATATAATTTTTATGGGCGGCTGAAACTGCCTCCGGAGGCCATACCGGAGTTAAACCAGTACTTCCAGGACCTTCTCCTGAAGATGATTCTGCCTGGGGAGCGGGTGCTGGACGTGGCCTGCGGCACCGGTCTTTTCAGCCGGGGATTACTGGCAAAGGCTAGTGAAGTGTATGGAGTGGATTTATCCTGGGGAATGCTCCAACAGGCCAGGGAGTATTCATCGGAGATGAAGTTGGTGCGGGCTGGTGCCGATAAACTGCCCTTCCAGGATGACTCCTTTGATCTGGTGATCTGCTTCGTGGCCCTCCACCTCTTTGATAATGTTGGAAAAGTTTTAAAAGAAATGCACCGGGTGTTGGTTGAGGGAGGAGTGTTGGTGGGACTGACTTATCTATTAACTGGAGAGTGGGAAAAAGAAGAACACATACAGACCTACCTGGACCCCCAGGGTATACACTTCTTCACCGTGGATGAACTCGATGAACTACTGGAAAAAAGCGGTTTTATGAATTATCAGCACCAGGAACACCAGGCATTGATATTTTTCACCGCGGAAAAAGATTAA
- a CDS encoding HIT family protein, whose product MHECPYCRKLEAYNFGTYLDQTKHWIIFLAPNQSNLGTCVIALNRHHGTLTGLNSEEWEEFVQLVERMENAVKKAFHSTLVNWGCLMNSFYMENKPDPHLHWHFIPRYRDPVEFAGHTFEDPHFGYMRPRPPKKISEDVRVEIMSKIRKHM is encoded by the coding sequence ATGCACGAATGTCCTTACTGCAGGAAACTGGAAGCCTACAACTTTGGGACGTACCTTGATCAGACCAAACACTGGATCATCTTCCTGGCACCCAATCAGAGCAACCTGGGTACCTGTGTAATTGCCCTCAACCGGCACCATGGCACTTTAACCGGACTAAACAGTGAAGAATGGGAGGAATTCGTCCAACTGGTGGAGAGGATGGAAAATGCGGTTAAAAAGGCCTTCCATTCCACCCTGGTTAACTGGGGTTGTCTGATGAACTCCTTTTATATGGAGAATAAGCCGGATCCCCACCTGCACTGGCACTTCATACCCCGCTACCGGGATCCGGTGGAGTTTGCCGGGCACACCTTCGAGGACCCCCACTTCGGTTACATGCGCCCCCGTCCCCCTAAAAAGATATCCGAGGATGTGCGGGTGGAGATAATGAGTAAAATAAGGAAACATATGTGA
- a CDS encoding ZIP family metal transporter has protein sequence MVSDLVLSGLWGFLGGFALVIGAIFGYYYKMPPKLVASIMAFGSGVLLSAVSFELLDEAYQLGSFLDVAVGFLMGAVIFTLTNLYLARRGAKHRKRSRRPEDFEGNGVAIAAGSVIDGIPESIAIGLTMIGGLGVSTATLVAVFLSNIPEGLSSSAGMKSDGWKAAHVFSLWLAIALSTALASILGYTVFQLLPAEITSVALAIAAGGILAMLVDTMIPEAFSQTHDLSGLITVVGFTISFMLSKLY, from the coding sequence ATGGTATCAGATCTGGTGCTCTCTGGGCTGTGGGGATTTCTGGGAGGATTTGCCCTGGTTATAGGGGCCATCTTCGGCTACTACTACAAGATGCCTCCCAAGCTGGTGGCTTCTATCATGGCCTTTGGTAGTGGGGTGCTCCTATCAGCGGTGTCCTTCGAACTTTTAGACGAGGCCTACCAGCTGGGAAGTTTCCTAGACGTAGCGGTTGGGTTCCTGATGGGGGCTGTTATTTTCACTCTCACCAATCTGTATCTGGCCCGGAGGGGGGCTAAGCACCGGAAAAGGTCCCGTAGACCAGAGGACTTCGAAGGTAATGGTGTGGCCATTGCCGCAGGTTCAGTTATCGACGGAATCCCGGAGTCCATTGCCATTGGACTGACCATGATCGGAGGGTTGGGAGTGAGTACCGCCACCCTGGTGGCTGTGTTTCTATCCAACATACCCGAGGGCCTGTCCAGCTCGGCGGGTATGAAAAGTGACGGCTGGAAGGCCGCTCATGTCTTCAGTTTGTGGCTGGCCATTGCCCTTTCCACTGCTTTAGCCTCTATTCTGGGTTACACCGTTTTCCAGTTACTGCCAGCGGAGATTACCTCGGTGGCCCTGGCCATAGCTGCCGGTGGAATCCTGGCCATGCTGGTTGATACCATGATCCCGGAGGCCTTCAGCCAGACCCATGACCTGTCCGGCTTGATCACCGTGGTGGGATTTACCATATCCTTCATGCTATCCAAATTATACTAA